One stretch of Leptospira hartskeerlii DNA includes these proteins:
- a CDS encoding TolC family protein: MKYVDTLKNYKKLIFSILACLFFWECASTPEVKVADGVVEESLKNITGITTQDVEKTIAKETFSLDDLYILAVERTERIALKNEATEQALAQKDKAFAGFMPTLSYVFNKFYSVPGHTQQPSIVDNYKTYKAIQSGDPLSLLPSSTSGSNLPPTVGAGSRLLLSIPISAGLSSYQDYRASKSLAEQRRLEAKHEAGRMYLEIAQAYFNFLQLEESVKISQEAYELNQDSLQERKRMYAVGRIMRSDLLNSETSLSNAEAVLADAKFQLEQVRITLATMVGYEKPISVAGFKAELEPLPTGMEPEEYLAKRYDVLSAFQSVKVADAQKDKAWVGFAPTIALNNYYSFPYPGQTHSKDITAQLQITMPLTPFSQMADLKAADSAKKQAKLTASQTRRIATQEIRNAFESFKNSQKILAIYQKAFVSAQETSQSQASGYRSGRNSRIEAIASRISMLNAEITYRKMLHQHSLNRIALGVAIGEIPHLPGEKKEE, from the coding sequence ATGAAGTACGTAGATACTCTTAAGAATTATAAAAAATTAATATTCTCTATCCTTGCTTGTTTATTTTTTTGGGAATGTGCCTCCACTCCGGAAGTGAAAGTCGCGGACGGAGTAGTGGAAGAAAGTCTAAAAAATATAACAGGGATCACTACCCAGGATGTGGAAAAAACGATCGCAAAAGAAACATTCAGTCTGGATGATCTCTATATTCTCGCAGTAGAAAGAACGGAAAGGATCGCGCTAAAGAACGAAGCGACAGAGCAAGCTTTGGCACAGAAGGACAAGGCATTTGCAGGTTTTATGCCTACTCTTTCTTATGTGTTTAACAAATTTTACTCTGTTCCCGGTCATACGCAGCAGCCCTCTATAGTAGATAATTATAAAACATATAAGGCGATCCAAAGTGGAGATCCTCTTTCTTTATTACCCTCTTCAACTTCCGGAAGCAATCTTCCTCCTACAGTGGGAGCGGGTTCTCGTTTGTTGTTGAGTATTCCGATCTCTGCCGGACTTTCTTCTTACCAAGATTACAGAGCATCCAAAAGTTTGGCCGAACAAAGAAGATTAGAAGCAAAACACGAAGCAGGCAGAATGTATCTGGAGATTGCACAGGCCTACTTCAACTTTTTACAATTGGAAGAAAGTGTTAAAATTTCCCAAGAAGCATATGAGTTAAACCAAGACTCTTTGCAGGAAAGAAAAAGAATGTATGCAGTAGGAAGGATCATGAGATCGGACCTTCTGAATTCGGAAACAAGTCTTTCCAATGCGGAAGCGGTTCTTGCAGATGCAAAATTCCAATTGGAACAGGTGCGTATTACGTTAGCCACTATGGTTGGTTATGAAAAGCCGATCTCTGTTGCAGGATTCAAAGCAGAATTGGAACCTCTCCCAACGGGTATGGAACCGGAAGAATATTTAGCAAAAAGATATGATGTTCTTTCAGCCTTTCAAAGTGTTAAGGTAGCGGATGCACAGAAGGACAAGGCTTGGGTAGGTTTTGCTCCTACGATCGCATTAAATAATTATTATTCTTTTCCTTATCCCGGCCAAACACATTCAAAAGATATTACTGCTCAGTTGCAGATTACAATGCCTTTGACCCCATTTTCTCAAATGGCTGATCTAAAAGCAGCGGACTCTGCAAAGAAACAGGCAAAACTTACTGCTTCTCAAACAAGAAGGATTGCTACTCAGGAAATCCGAAATGCTTTCGAAAGTTTTAAGAACTCTCAAAAGATATTAGCGATATACCAAAAGGCATTTGTATCCGCTCAAGAAACATCTCAAAGCCAGGCAAGTGGTTATCGTTCCGGTAGAAATAGTAGGATCGAAGCGATTGCTTCCAGGATTTCTATGTTAAATGCAGAAATCACGTATCGCAAAATGTTGCATCAACATTCTTTGAATCGTATCGCTCTTGGAGTTGCGATCGGAGAAATTCCTCATCTCCCTGGAGAAAAAAAGGAAGAATAA
- a CDS encoding acyl-CoA dehydrogenase family protein, whose amino-acid sequence MIQGNYFQDNTDLQTHFDNLIDWKEIIAAYEGDFHDAAKYKQTNDERFAYAPSTVQEAIDYYKSTVDALGEIMGDFVAPRSKEMDQTGLKYENGKVTFPKAQEECYKTLKDAGLMPISISRQYGGLGLPATVQSMMCEIAARADAAFCLAYGNINIVEIMERFASEEMCNEWLPQIAAGKFSAAMALTEPNYGSDLPNVQTRATQDPDGTWRINGAKRFITHACGYVDSPSVILTLARTGSPESGARGLSFFLVQGKDVHVAGIEHKMGLHCSPTCEVVFENSPGLLIGKTGYGLVKYSMGMMNAARLTIATQSLGIGTAAYFEAKKYASERIQFGKPIEKIPAVRKILDKMEREILATRCLVSETGRAIDLYHWKKERMLKEEGKSERDVNQDETIRRWEKLADLFTPMSKYYASEGCVALASDAIQIHGGSGYTEDYDVARIYRDSRITTIYEGTTQLQIVAAIGGVVSGMSASGQLRAYAEEEMSKFSPSTDLRSLWEKLEQAVHSYKSIGDGFTKDELAFETVEIAARFVAGMLLEKSLGQVDGDLKKQRTKHSQDYNIDSLAIAEGNLLRLERANRQAAAAV is encoded by the coding sequence ATGATTCAGGGAAACTATTTCCAGGACAATACCGACTTACAAACTCATTTTGATAATCTTATAGATTGGAAGGAGATCATAGCAGCGTACGAAGGCGATTTTCATGACGCCGCCAAATACAAGCAGACTAACGACGAAAGATTTGCATATGCACCTTCTACAGTGCAGGAAGCAATAGATTATTATAAATCTACCGTAGATGCCTTGGGAGAAATTATGGGAGACTTTGTAGCTCCTCGTAGTAAGGAAATGGACCAAACCGGTTTAAAATATGAGAACGGCAAAGTCACTTTCCCGAAGGCACAGGAAGAATGTTATAAAACCTTAAAAGATGCAGGACTTATGCCTATCTCCATCTCCAGACAATATGGAGGTTTAGGTTTGCCTGCGACTGTGCAATCCATGATGTGTGAGATAGCCGCAAGAGCAGATGCGGCGTTTTGTCTAGCATACGGAAATATTAATATAGTCGAGATCATGGAAAGATTTGCGTCCGAAGAAATGTGCAATGAATGGTTGCCTCAAATCGCCGCAGGAAAATTCAGCGCAGCCATGGCCTTAACTGAACCTAACTATGGCTCGGATCTTCCTAACGTGCAGACCAGAGCCACTCAAGATCCCGACGGTACATGGAGAATTAACGGAGCAAAACGTTTTATCACTCATGCCTGCGGATATGTGGATTCTCCTTCCGTAATTCTTACGTTAGCCAGAACAGGAAGTCCGGAAAGTGGAGCAAGAGGTCTTTCATTCTTTTTAGTACAAGGTAAAGATGTTCATGTCGCGGGAATAGAGCATAAAATGGGATTACATTGTTCTCCTACTTGCGAAGTCGTTTTCGAAAATTCCCCGGGGCTTCTGATCGGAAAAACTGGTTACGGTCTTGTGAAATATTCTATGGGAATGATGAATGCTGCAAGGCTAACAATCGCAACCCAATCTTTAGGAATTGGAACTGCCGCTTATTTCGAAGCAAAAAAATACGCTTCTGAAAGAATACAATTCGGCAAGCCGATAGAGAAGATACCTGCAGTCCGAAAAATTTTGGACAAGATGGAAAGAGAAATTTTAGCCACACGATGTCTTGTTTCAGAAACAGGAAGAGCGATCGATCTTTATCATTGGAAAAAAGAAAGAATGCTCAAAGAAGAAGGTAAAAGCGAGAGAGATGTAAACCAAGACGAAACAATCCGTCGCTGGGAAAAACTCGCAGACTTATTCACTCCTATGAGTAAATATTATGCCTCCGAAGGTTGTGTGGCTCTTGCATCAGATGCAATCCAAATCCATGGTGGAAGTGGATACACTGAGGATTACGATGTAGCGAGGATCTACAGAGATAGCAGGATCACTACAATCTACGAAGGTACAACTCAATTACAGATCGTCGCCGCAATCGGAGGAGTAGTTTCCGGAATGTCTGCGAGTGGACAACTAAGAGCTTACGCAGAAGAAGAAATGTCCAAATTTTCTCCTTCTACAGATCTTAGATCTCTTTGGGAAAAATTGGAACAAGCGGTTCATTCTTACAAATCGATAGGAGATGGTTTTACAAAAGACGAACTCGCTTTCGAAACCGTAGAGATCGCAGCAAGATTTGTGGCTGGAATGCTTTTAGAAAAATCTCTGGGTCAAGTGGATGGAGATTTGAAAAAACAGAGAACCAAACATTCACAAGATTATAATATAGATTCTTTAGCTATCGCAGAAGGGAATCTATTACGTTTAGAAAGAGCGAATAGGCAAGCTGCTGCGGCAGTTTAA
- the msrB gene encoding peptide-methionine (R)-S-oxide reductase MsrB yields the protein MKYEVQKSEEEWKKVLSSEQYRIIREKGTERAFTGEYYYNKEKGKYLCAACGAELFSSDTKYESGSGWPSFYKPAADKSVQSETDTSHGMTRTEVLCARCGGHLGHVFPDGPEPTGLRYCINSASLKFKKD from the coding sequence ATGAAATACGAAGTGCAGAAGTCAGAGGAAGAATGGAAAAAAGTCCTAAGTTCCGAACAATACCGGATCATCAGAGAAAAAGGTACAGAAAGAGCGTTTACCGGGGAATATTATTATAATAAAGAAAAAGGAAAATACCTATGCGCTGCTTGCGGTGCAGAATTATTCAGTTCGGATACAAAGTACGAATCAGGAAGCGGCTGGCCTTCTTTTTATAAACCTGCTGCAGACAAGTCAGTCCAATCCGAAACGGATACAAGCCATGGAATGACTCGCACAGAAGTTCTATGTGCCAGATGTGGAGGTCATTTAGGACATGTATTCCCCGATGGACCTGAGCCGACCGGGCTAAGATACTGTATTAATTCAGCTTCTTTAAAATTTAAGAAAGATTAG
- a CDS encoding alpha/beta hydrolase, with amino-acid sequence MKRDHLTYLPEKGNIRPVIVQHLAEIYHHIYYFFCHILGIFIELPDHTEGYKRPIVCVSGFLGRGLTWTAMRKHLISLGHPVYVVPLGFQTGNIRKKSKILENFLIEKNIKDCYLICHSMGGLIAAGLSYKGRDRVRKIFVVGSPMHGTYMAYLAPIFPCTWQMMPGSKLVKEVVETYSKFHNVQAVFTKGEGIVRPWESATLGHFDDVEIPEYGHLNLYLGPLGIECLGSLVTSEEKKDPLPIKQKPAAKEEVKKETVASVPSKKVSPKKTVTKKASPAKKKTAKVSPKKAKPKKKR; translated from the coding sequence ATGAAGAGAGACCATCTTACTTACCTTCCCGAAAAAGGGAATATCCGTCCTGTAATCGTACAGCATTTAGCCGAGATCTATCACCATATATATTATTTTTTCTGTCATATTCTGGGGATCTTTATAGAGCTTCCGGATCATACCGAAGGATACAAACGCCCGATCGTTTGTGTTTCCGGATTTTTAGGAAGAGGCCTAACTTGGACCGCAATGCGCAAGCATCTAATCTCTCTTGGACATCCGGTGTATGTGGTTCCGCTTGGATTCCAAACTGGAAATATTCGTAAAAAAAGTAAGATACTTGAGAATTTCTTAATAGAGAAAAACATCAAAGATTGTTATCTGATCTGTCATTCTATGGGCGGGCTTATTGCTGCAGGTTTAAGTTATAAAGGAAGAGATAGGGTCCGAAAAATATTCGTGGTAGGTTCTCCTATGCACGGAACTTATATGGCATACCTCGCACCAATCTTTCCTTGCACCTGGCAGATGATGCCTGGATCCAAATTGGTGAAAGAAGTTGTAGAAACTTATTCAAAATTTCATAATGTACAGGCAGTGTTTACAAAGGGAGAAGGTATCGTCCGTCCTTGGGAAAGCGCTACTCTCGGCCATTTTGATGATGTAGAGATCCCTGAATACGGACACTTGAATTTATATTTAGGGCCACTAGGAATAGAGTGTTTAGGCTCCTTGGTAACTTCAGAAGAGAAGAAGGACCCACTTCCTATCAAACAAAAGCCTGCTGCTAAGGAAGAAGTGAAGAAGGAGACAGTTGCATCTGTACCTTCTAAAAAAGTTTCTCCTAAAAAGACTGTGACTAAGAAAGCAAGTCCTGCTAAAAAGAAAACGGCTAAAGTTTCTCCTAAAAAAGCGAAACCTAAGAAGAAACGTTAA